The following are encoded in a window of Rosa chinensis cultivar Old Blush chromosome 4, RchiOBHm-V2, whole genome shotgun sequence genomic DNA:
- the LOC112200771 gene encoding G-type lectin S-receptor-like serine/threonine-protein kinase SD2-5, producing the protein MDSFLNDMEREKPIRFTSQQIRIATDNFTNLLGSGGFGSVYKGVYGNGTLVAVKVLKDTSDKTIDEQFRAEVSTLGRIHHVNLVRLRGFCFERELRALVYEYMSNGSLDKFLFDGNRILGFEKLHDIAVGTARGIAYLHEVCQQRIVHYDIKPENILLDVNFLPKVADFGLAKLINRDNTHITMTGWRGTPGYAAPELWLRFPITHKCDVYSFGMLLFEIVGRRRNHDLNLPESQDWFPRWGWKKFEAGELGELMAVCGIEEKDREAAERMLKVAIWCVQYRSELRPLMSVVVKMLEGEFEIPRPSINPFQHLMPDNPIMAAYSTSASDTDSSQTITGYNIVRETPIMKKNEIEIAST; encoded by the coding sequence ATGGACAGTTTTCTAAATGATATGGAAAGAGAGAAGCCCATCAGGTTTACTTCTCAACAAATTCGGATTGCAACTGATAACTTCACCAACTTGTTGGGTTCAGGAGGGTTTGGTTCAGTTTATAAAGGTGTGTATGGTAATGGAACGCTTGTGGCAGTGAAGGTTCTAAAGGATACCTCGGACAAGACAATTGATGAGCAATTCAGGGCGGAAGTTAGTACACTTGGCAGGATTCATCATGTCAACTTGGTTCGTCTCCGTGGTTTCTGCTTTGAGAGAGAGCTTAGAGCACTGGTTTATGAGTATATGTCAAATGGTTCGCTTGATAAGTTTCTTTTCGACGGAAACAGGATTTTAGGATTTGAAAAGCTTCATGACATTGCGGTTGGGACGGCTAGAGGGATTGCTTACCTGCACGAAGTATGCCAGCAACGAATAGTCCACTATGATATAAAACCTGAAAATATTCTTTTGGATGTGAATTTCCTCCCCAAAGTTGCTGACTTTGGTTTGGCCAAGCTGATCAACAGGGACAATACTCATATAACAATGACAGGTTGGAGGGGAACTCCTGGTTATGCTGCACCAGAACTTTGGCTGCGGTTTCCTATAACCCACAAATGTGATGTGTACAGCTTTGGAATGCTGTTATTTGAGATCGTAGGTAGAAGAAGGAACCATGACCTTAATCTTCCAGAGAGCCAAGACTGGTTTCCAAGGTGGGGATGGAAGAAGTTTGAAGCTGGTGAACTAGGAGAACTAATGGCAGTGTGTGGTATAGAGGAAAAAGATAGAGAGGCAGCAGAGAGAATGTTAAAGGTAGCTATCTGGTGTGTTCAGTATAGGTCCGAGTTGAGGCCCTTAATGAGTGTTGTGGTGAAAATGTTGGAAGGAGAATTTGAGATTCCTAGACCTTCAATTAATCCATTTCAGCACTTGATGCCAGACAATCCTATCATGGCAGCATATAGCACTAGTGCCTCCGACACGGATTCCTCTCAAACAATAACTGGATATAACATTGTTCGTGAGACTCCCATCATGAAAAAAAACGAGATTGAAATAGCGTCTACTTAA
- the LOC121052474 gene encoding uncharacterized protein LOC121052474 — translation MSQVGRRRGGFRMEGRDINNDMAEIKRMLQQLAVRLDRIETRRRGHKSFDGERNVTTYHQRVDRIETRRQDRKSSDGERNVTTYNQCVNRIEVSHQSGESIEEEQYIDLSHRCASLCEPDIQDEDNYDSEDCDENCLEIEEVDLPMQMIHLPVQQNIVKAMPVHLVETSSAIVSHEINSCMGDIFELDDHVGNSDPKPKLDLDVDIVLGSQEIEHSMCGSIREHPNRIVGVDLKKSFVSNKLVKRVESKSKDASLKFHDPLQEDATHQFIDFIGESIAS, via the exons ATGTCTCAGGTCGGGCGACGAAGGGGAGGTTTTCGAATGGAGGGTCGTGACATCAACAACGACATGGCTGAAATCAAAAGGATGCTTCAGCAACTTGCGGTACGTCTTGATCGCATCGAAACTCGACGACGGGGTCATAAGAGTTTTGACGGGGAGAGAAACGTTACCACTTATCATCAACGTGTCGATCGCATCGAAACTCGACGACAAGATCGTAAGAGTTCCGACGGGGAGAGAAACGTTACCACCTATAATCAATGTGTCAATCGCATCGAAGTTTCACACCAAAGCGGTGAGAGTATTGAGGAGGAACAATACATTGATCTCTCTCATCGCTGTGCTTCTTTGTGTGAGCCAGACATACAGGATGAAGATAATTATGATTCTGAAGATTGCGATGAAAATTGCTTGGAGATTGAAGAGGTTGACCTGCCCATGCAAATGATTCATCTCCCAGTGCAACAAAATATCGTTAAAGCCATGCCAGTCCATCTTGTGGAAACATCATCAGCAATTGTAAGTCATGAAATTAATTCATGCATGGGTGATATCTTTGAATTGGATGATCATGTGGGTAATTCAGATCCAAAGCCCAAACTAGATCTGGATGTCGACATTGTTTTAGGATCTCAAGAAATAGAACATAGTATGTGTGGGTCAATACGTGAGCATCCTAACAGAATTGTTGGTGTTGATCTTAAGAAGTCATTTGTCTCCAACAAGCTGGTGAAGCGTGTTGAATCTAAAAGCAAAGATGCATCCCTCAAATTTCATGATCCATTACAAGAAGATGCAACTCATCAATTTATTGATTTCATTGGG GAATCAATTGCAAGCTAA
- the LOC112200723 gene encoding G-type lectin S-receptor-like serine/threonine-protein kinase At1g34300 — protein MNKFLNDMETEKPIRFTSQQLQIATDNFTNLLGSGGFGAVYKGIFSNGTSVAVKVLNGTSEGIEEQFMAEVSTLGRIHHINLVRLHGFCFERHLRALVYEYMPNGSLDKFLFHGNKILGFEKLHEIAVGTARGIAYLHEECQQRIVHYDIKPENILLDVNFFPKVADFGLAKLSNRDKTHITMTGWRGTRGYAAPEVCLRCPITHKCDVYSFGMLLFEIIGRRRNLDLNLPESQDWFPMWGWKKFEAGELEELMVVCGIDEKDKEAAVRMVKVAIWCVQYSSELRPLMSVVVKMLEGALEIPNPSINPFQYLMPGTPIVAAFPAYSTSAFDTDSSQKITGHSFLRGTPIMRRYEIEIASSMLK, from the coding sequence ATGAACAAATTTCTTAATGATATGGAAACAGAGAAGCCCATCAGATTTACTTCTCAACAACTTCAGATTGCAACTGATAACTTCACCAACTTGCTGGGTTCAGGAGGGTTTGGTGCAGTTTATAAAGGAATATTTAGTAATGGAACCTCTGTGGCAGTGAAGGTTCTAAATGGTACCTCGGAGGGAATTGAAGAACAATTCATGGCGGAAGTTAGTACCCTTGGCAGGATTCATCATATCAACCTGGTTCGTCTTCATGGTTTCTGCTTTGAGAGACACCTCAGAGCACTTGTTTATGAGTATATGCCAAATGGTTCGCTTGACAAGTTTCTTTTCCATGGAAACAAGATTTTAGGATTCGAAAAGCTTCATGAAATTGCAGTTGGGACAGCTAGAGGGATTGCTTACTTGCACGAAGAATGCCAGCAGCGGATAGTCCACTACGATATAAAACCTGAAAATATTCTTTTGGATGTTAACTTCTTTCCTAAAGTAGCTGATTTTGGTTTGGCGAAGCTGTCCAACAGAGACAAGACTCATATAACAATGACAGGGTGGAGGGGAACTCGTGGTTATGCTGCACCAGAAGTTTGCCTGCGGTGTCCTATAACTCACAAGTGTGATGTGTACAGCTTTGGAATGCTATTATTTGAGATCATAGGTAGAAGGAGGAACCTAGACCTGAATCTGCCGGAGAGTCAAGACTGGTTTCCAATGTGGGGATGGAAGAAGTTTGAAGCTGGTGAACTAGAAGAACTAATGGTAGTATGTGGTATAGATGAAAAAGATAAAGAGGCAGCAGTGAGAATGGTAAAAGTAGCTATATGGTGTGTTCAGTATAGCTCTGAGTTGAGGCCTTTGATGAGTGTAGTGGTGAAAATGCTGGAAGGAGCACTTGAAATTCCTAATCCTTCAATTAACCCATTTCAGTACTTGATGCCAGGTACTCCAATCGTGGCTGCATTTCCCGCATATAGCACTAGTGCATTCGACACTGATTCCTCTCAAAAGATAACTGGACATAGCTTCTTGCGTGGTACTCCTATCATGAGGAGATACGAAATTGAAATAGCATCTAGTATGCTGAAGTAA